In a single window of the Thermofilum uzonense genome:
- a CDS encoding aldehyde ferredoxin oxidoreductase family protein has translation MIYGYHGRLLDIDLSHERIGEHPLEEEVLRDYIGGRGLAAYILLRELGHRWENVDPLGEENILLFLTGPLTGYYPGVKLAVSGKSPQSNGIVGSVLSSEVAIELKAAGYDGVLVRGKARDPVYVYIEGERVEIRDASHLWGLNGRETFSRLMKEVWNNLKSRNLARQGLTKEPSFVYIGPAGENKVRTAAVMAKLAHAAGYGGYGAVMGSKNLKALVAKGFGPMPKPKHPEWVKLLIKESWNRLNRRTTFKQWGTGSGGYQTAALTSSEPVRNWQEEWHDNRAMGQQYFEAHWVKRFWADYGCPSACMKISYLRSGAKKGALTDTPDYELQAYMGPNLGVFEPRSCIYLSSIADDLGLCGIQTGNLLGFVAELYEKGLLSEKDLSGVKPKWGDAEAFARLMLMIAKREGLGKIMAEGGFRFALELQKLKGVDVRKYLVHSKGIAIGAHGVRSGKDYLPEFSYATSTQGGDHTSAPRKPYEAPWGELWMTFPDSAVICAFNAETDLMFQFLEAITGFGITREEWMNAHAKRILSLQRVALLLGGPDIYWRPLEDDDLPPRFYEPLPSGPFKGKAVEKEKIEKERAEYFSFMGWDSLGIPKEETLQSLNIEFVRPFLARVKGRVNNTQEN, from the coding sequence ATGATCTACGGGTATCATGGTCGCCTATTAGATATAGACTTGTCCCATGAGAGAATAGGAGAGCATCCTCTAGAGGAAGAAGTTCTACGCGACTATATAGGGGGCCGCGGACTAGCCGCTTACATTCTTCTGCGAGAACTTGGCCATAGATGGGAAAATGTAGACCCCTTAGGGGAAGAGAACATACTACTCTTTCTAACAGGCCCTCTTACTGGATACTATCCCGGAGTTAAGCTGGCGGTATCAGGTAAGTCTCCACAAAGTAACGGCATTGTAGGGAGTGTGCTTTCCTCAGAGGTTGCTATTGAGCTCAAGGCGGCTGGATATGATGGTGTATTGGTCAGGGGTAAGGCTAGGGACCCCGTCTATGTATACATTGAAGGGGAACGGGTAGAGATAAGGGATGCAAGCCACCTATGGGGTCTAAACGGGCGTGAAACATTCAGTAGGCTGATGAAGGAGGTCTGGAACAACCTTAAATCTAGGAATCTAGCCCGTCAAGGGTTGACAAAAGAGCCGAGCTTTGTCTACATTGGACCTGCAGGCGAAAACAAGGTCAGAACTGCAGCCGTTATGGCTAAGCTGGCACACGCCGCCGGCTACGGTGGTTACGGAGCTGTCATGGGCTCAAAAAACCTGAAGGCACTCGTAGCAAAAGGATTTGGTCCCATGCCCAAGCCAAAGCACCCTGAGTGGGTCAAGCTCCTCATTAAAGAGTCCTGGAACAGGCTAAACCGGAGGACAACCTTCAAGCAGTGGGGTACGGGTTCAGGGGGCTACCAGACCGCCGCGCTAACGAGCAGTGAGCCTGTGAGAAATTGGCAGGAGGAATGGCACGACAACCGCGCTATGGGACAACAATACTTCGAGGCTCATTGGGTTAAAAGATTCTGGGCTGATTACGGGTGCCCCTCGGCCTGCATGAAAATATCCTACTTGAGGAGCGGGGCTAAAAAGGGTGCCCTTACAGACACTCCGGACTACGAGCTTCAAGCCTACATGGGGCCAAATCTAGGCGTCTTCGAGCCTCGCAGCTGCATCTATTTGTCATCGATCGCTGACGACCTCGGCCTTTGCGGTATACAGACAGGTAATCTTCTAGGTTTTGTAGCCGAGCTCTACGAGAAAGGTCTGCTAAGCGAGAAGGATCTCTCAGGAGTTAAGCCGAAATGGGGGGATGCCGAGGCGTTTGCACGGCTTATGTTAATGATTGCTAAGCGTGAGGGGCTAGGGAAAATCATGGCTGAGGGAGGTTTTAGGTTTGCGCTTGAACTTCAGAAACTCAAAGGAGTAGATGTGAGAAAATACCTTGTACACTCGAAGGGCATAGCTATAGGGGCTCACGGAGTCAGGAGCGGAAAAGACTATCTTCCCGAATTCTCTTACGCTACAAGCACACAAGGCGGAGACCACACATCAGCCCCCAGAAAACCATATGAGGCACCCTGGGGCGAACTATGGATGACCTTCCCTGATTCAGCGGTTATCTGCGCCTTTAATGCGGAGACAGACCTTATGTTCCAGTTTCTTGAAGCGATAACAGGGTTCGGGATCACCCGCGAGGAGTGGATGAACGCTCATGCAAAAAGAATATTATCCCTCCAACGCGTCGCCCTTTTGCTCGGGGGACCAGACATATACTGGAGACCTCTAGAGGACGATGATCTTCCTCCACGTTTCTATGAGCCGCTCCCCTCAGGTCCTTTCAAAGGTAAAGCTGTGGAAAAGGAGAAGATTGAAAAAGAGAGAGCGGAGTACTTCTCCTTCATGGGTTGGGACAGCCTAGGAATCCCCAAGGAGGAGACACTACAGAGCCTGAACATAGAGTTTGTGAGACCATTCTTGGCAAGAGTCAAAGGAAGAGTGAATAATACGCAAGAAAATTAG
- a CDS encoding SDR family oxidoreductase, with product MAIVISLEGKIALVTGASSGIGLGVAKVLSRAGAKVIIVARSPARLKEASEEIKEYSGREPHIIPADLTKREDLERISEKLGSLGMPDVFFYSIGGPKPGRFMDFDMNDWEEAFRLLIYPAIYLTRIVLPYMISKRWGRIIFLTSLAIKEPIPNLALSNVIRISFAGLVRTLAREVGANGITVNGIMPGVIKTRRVEEIARVTSEKERISFEEALSRLTSDIPAGRLGTPEEIGYLAAFLASDYASYINGAMIPVDGGKQVSVF from the coding sequence ATGGCAATCGTAATAAGCCTAGAAGGAAAAATAGCCCTGGTCACCGGGGCTTCAAGCGGTATAGGCCTCGGCGTTGCTAAGGTATTGTCCCGAGCCGGCGCCAAGGTTATTATTGTGGCTCGGAGCCCGGCTAGACTGAAGGAGGCTAGCGAAGAAATCAAGGAGTATTCCGGTAGAGAGCCTCACATTATCCCAGCAGATCTCACCAAGCGTGAGGACCTGGAAAGAATTTCTGAGAAACTTGGCTCCCTGGGAATGCCTGACGTTTTCTTTTACTCGATAGGAGGCCCAAAGCCCGGGAGATTCATGGACTTCGATATGAATGATTGGGAGGAAGCTTTCCGGCTACTGATTTATCCCGCGATATACCTCACTAGGATAGTTCTACCCTACATGATATCTAAGAGGTGGGGGAGGATCATCTTCCTCACGAGCCTAGCTATAAAGGAGCCCATCCCGAACCTAGCTCTGAGCAACGTGATCAGGATCAGCTTCGCAGGGCTTGTAAGGACCCTCGCCCGTGAAGTCGGGGCCAATGGTATCACAGTTAATGGGATCATGCCTGGAGTTATAAAAACAAGGAGGGTAGAAGAGATAGCGCGTGTTACCTCGGAAAAGGAAAGGATAAGCTTCGAAGAGGCCTTATCAAGACTGACCTCTGATATCCCAGCTGGACGTTTGGGAACTCCAGAAGAGATAGGATACCTTGCAGCTTTCCTTGCGAGTGACTACGCCTCCTACATAAATGGGGCCATGATACCTGTCGACGGTGGTAAGCAGGTGTCTGTGTTCTAG
- a CDS encoding ATP-binding cassette domain-containing protein, producing MSSDALVLIYTQQKFISPNKWKTWVQVFLELRVERLTASVDSSEIVKDIDLLLRSGEIVLLLGPNGAGKTTLLSAIAGLPRVHVSRGRILLGGEDVTPLPAYERAKKGIVLSYQIPPELTGVKVSRLAKLIAERMGGEDLIGALSNILEINHLFERDAFRGFSGGERKRVEVFLTALTRPRFALLDEPDSGVDLDSIKLIAEAIRFMVEKLRTGMLIVTHTRILAERVGIEAHGVVLKEGRIACSGRASELLELLEERGFDGVCGG from the coding sequence TTGTCTAGTGACGCACTAGTTCTAATTTATACGCAGCAAAAGTTTATTTCGCCTAACAAGTGGAAGACATGGGTGCAGGTTTTCTTGGAACTCAGGGTTGAGCGGCTCACAGCTTCCGTAGACAGCAGTGAGATAGTTAAGGATATAGATCTCCTTCTTAGAAGTGGGGAAATTGTACTCCTGCTAGGCCCCAACGGTGCAGGCAAGACTACGCTTCTCTCAGCAATAGCTGGGCTTCCACGCGTTCATGTTTCGCGTGGCCGTATTTTACTGGGAGGCGAGGACGTTACCCCTCTGCCAGCCTATGAGAGAGCGAAGAAAGGCATAGTCCTATCCTATCAGATTCCACCAGAGTTAACGGGAGTTAAGGTCTCAAGGCTGGCCAAACTGATAGCAGAGCGCATGGGAGGCGAAGATCTCATTGGGGCTTTATCAAATATACTTGAGATAAACCATCTGTTCGAGAGAGACGCATTTAGGGGTTTCAGTGGTGGTGAGCGAAAGCGCGTCGAGGTCTTCCTGACAGCGCTTACAAGGCCAAGGTTCGCGCTCCTTGACGAGCCTGACAGCGGCGTAGATCTTGATAGCATAAAGCTTATCGCGGAGGCTATCAGGTTCATGGTTGAGAAGCTCAGAACCGGTATGTTAATCGTTACACACACGAGAATCTTAGCCGAGCGTGTCGGCATAGAAGCCCATGGAGTGGTGTTGAAGGAGGGCCGTATAGCATGCTCGGGTCGGGCTTCTGAACTGTTAGAGTTACTCGAGGAGAGGGGGTTTGATGGTGTCTGTGGTGGATAG
- a CDS encoding SufB/SufD family protein, with protein sequence MVSVVDREKVLKALEKASPYGPDIDLSAYKPAGSVYGLESSMEGLEESVEKKIGVKPGQLSYLQWGETALAKAMSERFKEVGVTVEPLAQALKKYELARRLAWKLIEPDVDKYTAHTFLYGREAGYFVYVPPGVKTPWPVYTCLSLFTGYDEVQHAHNIIYVDEGAEAHVTTGCLVPHGKSGGLHIGVSEFYVAKNAKLVFTMLHSWGEGTHVRPRTVVRVEEGGQYLSYYALYSPVASVQTYPKVYLDKNANAKLVSVVAGTGNGYYDLGGEALLRGENASAELVSRVIASKGSKIYTRAKINASAPGGKGHIECLGLLMDNESIIEAIPVLSSSKQEVQLTHEAAIGMIAGEKIEYLMSKGFSEDEARSILLRGFLAAEVPGIPPAVKVEIDRIIDYIVRHAFG encoded by the coding sequence ATGGTGTCTGTGGTGGATAGGGAAAAGGTTCTTAAGGCATTGGAAAAGGCCTCGCCTTACGGACCAGACATCGACTTATCAGCCTACAAACCTGCGGGCTCGGTATACGGTTTAGAATCCTCTATGGAGGGTCTTGAAGAGTCTGTAGAGAAGAAGATAGGTGTAAAGCCGGGACAGCTGAGTTACCTTCAGTGGGGCGAGACCGCGCTCGCAAAAGCGATGTCGGAGAGGTTTAAAGAGGTGGGCGTTACTGTAGAGCCCTTAGCGCAGGCATTAAAAAAGTACGAGCTCGCACGGAGACTTGCATGGAAGCTCATAGAGCCCGACGTGGATAAATATACAGCTCACACGTTCCTGTACGGAAGGGAGGCTGGATACTTTGTATATGTGCCTCCAGGAGTAAAGACTCCTTGGCCAGTCTACACATGCCTAAGCCTTTTCACGGGTTACGATGAAGTTCAACATGCCCACAATATTATTTATGTCGACGAGGGTGCTGAAGCTCATGTCACGACAGGCTGCTTAGTCCCCCATGGGAAAAGCGGTGGCCTACATATCGGCGTGTCCGAGTTCTATGTTGCTAAAAACGCTAAGCTAGTCTTCACAATGCTCCATTCATGGGGTGAAGGAACACACGTCAGACCACGAACCGTTGTCCGCGTGGAGGAGGGTGGACAGTACCTGAGCTATTATGCCCTTTACAGCCCAGTGGCTTCAGTCCAGACTTATCCAAAGGTATACCTAGACAAAAATGCTAACGCTAAGCTAGTCTCGGTTGTAGCAGGTACAGGAAATGGCTACTATGACCTTGGTGGCGAGGCCCTCCTACGTGGCGAAAATGCCTCCGCAGAGCTTGTTTCTCGAGTTATCGCGAGTAAAGGCTCTAAAATTTACACGAGGGCTAAGATCAATGCATCGGCTCCCGGAGGCAAGGGTCATATTGAATGCCTCGGCCTACTAATGGACAACGAGTCGATAATAGAGGCCATACCTGTCCTCTCCTCCTCAAAACAGGAAGTCCAGTTAACCCATGAGGCGGCCATTGGGATGATAGCAGGCGAGAAGATAGAGTACCTGATGTCTAAGGGCTTCAGCGAGGATGAAGCGAGGAGTATACTTCTTAGAGGATTTCTCGCTGCGGAAGTGCCCGGTATCCCGCCAGCGGTGAAGGTAGAGATAGATAGGATCATAGATTACATAGTCAGGCATGCGTTTGGATAA
- a CDS encoding QueT transporter family protein, which yields MESRKIALASLIASLYAILVYILPMTSFLLWQVRIADSLLPLVTVLGYPAVIGVSVGCFIGNILAAPWGSSGLNFLDALLGSLVNFVAGYTAYKLAYRRGFLLRVAAVLSQVMIVSIGVGSYLRWFLLWAFNTDVTLVVSIAGVLPGSLVSIFFLGLPLSLGVERALKTTGYRVEV from the coding sequence GTGGAGTCTCGCAAGATAGCCTTAGCCAGCCTGATAGCATCTCTCTACGCCATACTAGTATACATTCTTCCAATGACGTCATTTCTCCTTTGGCAGGTACGGATTGCCGACTCTCTTCTGCCCCTAGTCACTGTTCTTGGTTATCCAGCCGTAATAGGAGTCAGTGTCGGCTGTTTCATTGGAAATATCCTGGCTGCCCCTTGGGGCTCCTCAGGCCTTAATTTCCTTGACGCATTACTCGGTAGCTTGGTGAACTTTGTCGCGGGATACACTGCATATAAGCTCGCCTACAGGAGGGGATTTTTACTAAGGGTTGCCGCTGTTCTATCACAAGTTATGATAGTGAGTATTGGAGTGGGAAGCTATCTGAGGTGGTTCCTTTTATGGGCCTTTAATACAGATGTGACGCTGGTGGTCTCCATTGCAGGTGTATTACCCGGCTCGCTGGTATCTATTTTCTTTCTAGGCTTACCTCTATCGTTGGGAGTTGAACGTGCTTTAAAAACAACAGGATATCGCGTAGAGGTTTAG
- the brxL gene encoding BREX system Lon protease-like protein BrxL, with protein MSINIDEKVRMLFGEYAVDKSLTRTGSVSRIPAFIAEFMIGRLCSEPGEKCIDEVTAKVNELYPEPSSRELFLGRLKEKGAIKILDEFRVRVNLKKDLFLLQIPALSIDDALIDERIIKENERLYSGLWGVGLLIYDPGLQTKGKNLTPVMMEDFEPFQAYNIDVEVFREARTSFSLGEWIDVLVTSVGLNPSAYSLKQKLLLLVRLIPMAEANVNILELGPRATGKTFTYRNLTYYSRIYSGGIVSPAKLFYDARSNIPGDLVVNDVVVFDEISKIKFSNSDEVVAKLKDYMVDGYFERGGFHPKRPSTCSLVLIGNVDAEKTATTQGIISHLPSFMHDTAFLDRVHGFIHGWELPKIMKSDEHLARGYGIASDYLAEVLHRIRTESLEKEVESTFELQGAPTIRDEKAVKKLLSGALKLLFPDEGYDKEELALVAEPLVELRNNVNRLLNALSPREFPARNLRLKVRG; from the coding sequence GTGTCTATCAACATAGACGAGAAGGTCAGAATGCTGTTCGGAGAGTACGCAGTAGACAAGAGCCTTACACGAACTGGTTCTGTTAGCAGGATACCCGCCTTTATAGCTGAGTTCATGATAGGCCGACTATGCAGTGAGCCCGGCGAGAAGTGCATCGACGAGGTTACAGCAAAGGTAAACGAGTTATACCCTGAGCCGAGCTCAAGGGAGTTGTTCCTTGGCAGGCTGAAGGAGAAGGGCGCTATAAAAATCCTAGATGAGTTTAGGGTACGCGTCAACCTGAAAAAAGACTTGTTTCTCCTCCAGATACCCGCCCTAAGCATAGATGACGCGCTCATAGATGAGAGGATAATAAAAGAGAACGAGAGGCTCTACAGTGGGCTTTGGGGAGTTGGATTGCTCATTTACGACCCTGGGCTACAGACAAAGGGTAAGAACTTGACCCCCGTGATGATGGAGGACTTCGAGCCTTTCCAAGCCTACAATATAGATGTCGAGGTTTTTAGAGAAGCTAGGACGAGTTTTTCACTTGGGGAGTGGATAGACGTGCTTGTTACGAGCGTGGGCCTAAACCCTTCAGCGTACAGTTTGAAGCAAAAGCTGCTCTTACTCGTGCGACTAATCCCCATGGCTGAAGCCAACGTTAATATCCTAGAGCTTGGACCCAGGGCTACAGGCAAAACATTCACATATAGAAACTTGACCTACTACTCGAGGATATACTCCGGCGGAATCGTGTCGCCCGCAAAGCTCTTCTATGATGCTAGAAGCAACATTCCAGGAGATCTCGTCGTGAACGACGTTGTCGTCTTCGACGAGATAAGTAAGATAAAGTTTTCAAACTCTGATGAGGTCGTAGCCAAGTTAAAGGACTATATGGTGGACGGATACTTCGAGAGGGGCGGCTTTCACCCGAAGAGACCAAGCACCTGTTCCCTGGTACTTATAGGCAACGTGGATGCAGAGAAAACTGCTACCACGCAAGGCATAATCTCGCACCTCCCTAGCTTCATGCATGACACAGCCTTTTTGGACCGTGTTCACGGCTTCATACATGGATGGGAGTTGCCCAAGATTATGAAAAGCGATGAGCACCTGGCAAGGGGCTATGGGATCGCCTCCGACTATCTAGCCGAGGTACTTCACAGGATAAGGACTGAAAGCCTCGAAAAGGAGGTCGAGTCAACCTTTGAGCTGCAAGGAGCCCCAACAATAAGAGACGAGAAAGCTGTTAAAAAGCTGTTATCAGGTGCTCTAAAGCTATTATTCCCAGACGAGGGTTATGATAAGGAGGAGCTAGCCCTTGTCGCGGAACCGCTCGTAGAGCTCAGAAATAACGTGAACAGGTTGCTCAACGCGTTGTCACCACGCGAATTCCCGGCTAGAAACCTGAGATTAAAAGTGCGAGGATAA
- a CDS encoding creatininase family protein yields MASRRLAELTYVEVGKLLSEGIDTVIFPIGTIEPHGPHLPLGTDNYIPELIAEKLAVKINALILPTLNYGVTNSLHGYPGSIRVRPESLENIVYDVLESIAFHGIRIALILNGHGGNTLALDNAARRAWLDHRLATLLIDWWTLARDRGLTKKYLGKEGGHAATDETALIELFRPNIVKKSQYSSDAIFTASAGVRAYPLPGTIINYSETEGEVVFSPEKAEEYLEALVEEIRQIYLKLRQTLSLVDIPSRKA; encoded by the coding sequence GTGGCAAGTCGCAGGTTAGCCGAACTCACTTATGTTGAGGTCGGGAAGCTTCTCAGCGAAGGAATAGACACAGTTATTTTTCCCATAGGAACTATCGAGCCTCACGGCCCTCACCTTCCTCTCGGCACTGACAACTATATACCTGAATTGATAGCTGAGAAACTCGCGGTGAAAATCAACGCTCTTATCCTCCCAACCTTAAACTACGGTGTCACGAACAGCTTACATGGTTATCCAGGGTCTATAAGAGTGAGGCCTGAGAGCTTGGAAAACATTGTCTACGACGTTCTTGAGAGCATTGCATTTCATGGCATTAGAATAGCATTGATACTAAACGGCCATGGGGGCAACACTCTCGCTTTAGACAACGCTGCTCGGAGAGCTTGGCTTGACCACAGGCTTGCGACACTCCTTATCGACTGGTGGACACTTGCACGAGACAGGGGATTAACTAAAAAGTACTTGGGGAAGGAGGGGGGACACGCGGCTACGGACGAGACTGCGCTCATTGAACTCTTCCGACCAAACATCGTCAAGAAAAGCCAGTATAGTAGCGATGCGATCTTCACCGCCTCAGCTGGCGTGCGAGCATATCCGTTGCCAGGGACCATAATCAACTACTCTGAAACAGAGGGTGAGGTCGTCTTTAGTCCTGAGAAGGCTGAAGAGTATCTTGAAGCACTTGTAGAGGAGATAAGGCAGATTTACTTGAAGCTCAGGCAGACGCTTTCCTTAGTCGACATCCCGTCTCGGAAAGCCTAG
- a CDS encoding ABC transporter ATP-binding protein: MVWIKILNVTKVYGKVKALDNVSLEIRDGELFTMLGPSGCGKTTLLRIIAGFEVPEEGKVFFADQDVTFVKPYQRNTAMVFQNYALWPHMTVFENVAYGLKIRRKQLGLSDEDIERRVRDALKLVRLEGLEDRYPLQLSGGQQQRVALARALVVEPKVLLLDEPLSNLDAKLRIEMREEIKRIQSSLGITTVYVTHDQEEAMSLADRIAVMNKGKILQVGTPKEIYSKPNNLFVATFIGRSTYLVGIAREISGEKVKVSFDGQSLEGFIAPGHTVREGDKVAAIMKTEDFKVDASESNALEGIVEIQMFIGMFNQVKVRVGNQRITALLDPALELSSGQKIRLAIKPSEVSVFPVTGWEEESFA, from the coding sequence ATGGTGTGGATAAAGATCTTGAATGTGACAAAGGTGTACGGGAAGGTTAAGGCTTTAGACAATGTCTCGCTAGAGATCCGCGATGGAGAGCTCTTCACAATGCTAGGCCCTAGTGGATGCGGGAAGACAACCCTCCTGCGCATCATTGCTGGCTTCGAGGTCCCCGAGGAGGGTAAGGTCTTCTTTGCAGATCAAGACGTTACATTCGTGAAGCCCTACCAGAGGAATACGGCTATGGTGTTCCAGAACTATGCGCTATGGCCCCACATGACGGTCTTCGAGAATGTCGCCTATGGTCTAAAGATTAGACGGAAACAGCTTGGACTCAGCGACGAGGATATAGAGAGGAGGGTTAGGGATGCTCTGAAACTAGTAAGGCTTGAGGGCTTGGAGGACAGGTATCCTCTGCAATTAAGCGGGGGGCAACAGCAACGGGTAGCCCTAGCGAGAGCTTTAGTAGTGGAGCCGAAGGTTCTCCTGCTCGATGAGCCGCTTAGTAACCTTGACGCTAAACTGAGAATCGAGATGCGTGAAGAGATAAAGAGGATACAGTCATCGCTTGGGATAACGACAGTATATGTGACTCATGACCAGGAGGAAGCCATGAGCCTGGCTGACCGTATAGCGGTGATGAACAAAGGTAAAATCCTCCAGGTAGGCACCCCGAAGGAGATATATTCTAAACCTAACAACCTCTTTGTTGCAACATTTATTGGGAGAAGCACGTACCTTGTAGGGATTGCCAGGGAAATATCAGGAGAAAAAGTAAAGGTGTCCTTTGATGGACAGTCGCTTGAGGGGTTTATCGCACCTGGACACACCGTGAGAGAGGGAGACAAGGTCGCTGCCATAATGAAAACCGAGGACTTTAAAGTTGATGCATCCGAGTCTAACGCACTAGAGGGCATAGTCGAGATCCAGATGTTCATAGGCATGTTCAACCAGGTTAAGGTTAGAGTTGGAAATCAGAGGATAACAGCCCTTCTTGATCCAGCGCTAGAACTCAGCTCAGGTCAGAAAATAAGACTCGCCATAAAGCCTTCAGAGGTTAGCGTCTTCCCGGTTACGGGCTGGGAGGAGGAAAGCTTCGCTTAA
- a CDS encoding ABC transporter permease has protein sequence MRIRRGTLWTVGAVLSIAYLLTFFITPAILNLVDPILWIACIASAVILYKLGYDYRWIKFSSGLSFLAIFTLLYDFFLISIGAHGIARGVAFLLTPLLATAAGGFLYEKIQSFKRTREARKGIVSLTRRIRTTLYELDPLLWVFIVFGSSFLIVFLVSPILFVLVNAFRAPSGGAWYSNFQRIFSAREYVRLETLPGEQFAFAVQLGNETLYVIKGLNYGALVNSLILSLFVTSAATAIGIIMAFILARYSFPGKDFLRILSLVPLFVTPFVNSYVVKILFSEYGPISLVTQSLFGWKLRLDGLVGVALAQIISFYPIVYLNAYSAFLNVDPSTEEQAENLGARGFTLFRSVTFPLALPGIVAGAIIVYIFSLEDVGAPLIFQEWNLMSAQIFRGFMTQTGIVSPESAALGIVMLFIAVMGFLAIRNYVGMRSYAMISRGGRLVSRARPLGPLGKLVVYLIVFPLVLLTAFPQIGVFLLAFNVMPSRGFEINLGSFTLDYFERLFTDPGVFTYIRNTLIYAALSVILAVVVAVMVGYGVSRIRVSWLSNLLDTLATVPIAIPGLVIALGYYYFFTTIFSGTPLDPASIGAFQAWVVLVVSYSVRKLPYVVRSVYAGFQQVHVGLEEAALNLGATRAKVVFGVVLPFILSYIFSGAVLGFIYMATEVSTSITIGNFNPSQAPMTYYMMNVYKGGSPIGVQIAAAMGVLLIFIQLVAMLIVVGVLKQRYAFIGV, from the coding sequence GTGAGAATCAGGAGAGGAACCCTTTGGACGGTCGGAGCCGTCCTGTCGATTGCATATCTTCTTACGTTTTTCATCACTCCAGCTATTCTCAACCTTGTTGATCCAATATTGTGGATCGCGTGCATAGCCTCGGCTGTAATATTATACAAGCTTGGCTACGACTACAGGTGGATTAAATTCAGTTCAGGGCTAAGCTTCCTAGCAATCTTCACTCTACTTTATGATTTTTTCCTTATCTCGATTGGTGCTCATGGAATCGCACGCGGCGTCGCGTTTCTTCTCACACCCTTACTTGCAACAGCGGCCGGAGGATTTCTCTACGAAAAAATTCAATCCTTTAAGAGGACACGTGAAGCCAGGAAAGGTATTGTCTCTCTCACGAGAAGAATCCGGACAACTCTTTACGAGCTAGACCCTCTGTTGTGGGTCTTCATAGTTTTTGGTTCTAGTTTCCTAATAGTATTCCTTGTCTCGCCCATACTCTTTGTTCTCGTTAATGCGTTCAGGGCACCCTCAGGTGGTGCATGGTACTCCAACTTTCAGAGAATCTTCTCCGCCCGCGAGTATGTTAGGCTGGAAACTCTCCCAGGGGAGCAGTTCGCTTTTGCTGTTCAGCTCGGAAACGAGACGCTCTATGTTATCAAAGGTCTGAACTATGGAGCGCTTGTTAACAGCCTGATACTCTCCCTCTTCGTGACCTCGGCAGCTACAGCCATAGGAATCATTATGGCTTTCATACTTGCAAGGTATAGTTTCCCAGGCAAGGATTTCCTCAGAATACTGTCCCTTGTCCCATTATTCGTGACCCCCTTTGTAAACTCTTATGTAGTCAAGATCCTTTTCAGCGAGTATGGTCCAATCTCCCTCGTAACCCAGAGTCTATTTGGATGGAAGCTTAGACTGGACGGCTTGGTAGGAGTCGCCTTAGCACAAATAATCTCCTTCTATCCGATAGTCTACCTCAACGCTTACAGTGCCTTCCTTAACGTTGACCCAAGCACCGAGGAACAAGCAGAAAACCTTGGAGCTAGGGGCTTCACCCTCTTCAGGAGCGTCACCTTCCCACTAGCTCTTCCAGGAATAGTTGCCGGAGCTATAATCGTTTATATTTTCAGCCTAGAGGATGTCGGAGCGCCTCTAATCTTCCAGGAGTGGAATCTTATGAGTGCTCAGATATTTAGGGGATTCATGACGCAGACAGGAATAGTATCACCTGAATCTGCGGCTCTCGGTATAGTTATGCTTTTTATCGCCGTTATGGGCTTCCTTGCCATAAGGAACTATGTGGGGATGCGTTCCTACGCGATGATCAGTCGTGGAGGCAGACTGGTTTCCCGAGCTCGTCCACTCGGTCCCCTGGGGAAGCTCGTAGTGTATCTTATCGTCTTCCCCCTAGTACTATTAACTGCTTTTCCACAGATAGGTGTTTTCCTGTTAGCCTTCAATGTCATGCCTTCAAGAGGCTTCGAGATAAACTTGGGAAGCTTTACACTCGATTATTTCGAGAGATTGTTCACCGACCCTGGTGTATTCACTTATATCAGGAACACCTTAATCTATGCTGCACTCTCCGTTATACTGGCTGTCGTCGTAGCAGTAATGGTCGGCTATGGCGTGAGCAGGATACGTGTATCATGGCTTTCCAACCTACTTGATACTCTTGCAACCGTGCCTATAGCTATCCCTGGATTAGTGATAGCCCTGGGCTATTACTACTTCTTCACAACTATATTCTCTGGAACTCCTCTAGACCCTGCCTCGATTGGGGCTTTCCAAGCCTGGGTAGTGCTGGTAGTCTCCTACAGTGTGAGGAAACTGCCCTACGTGGTTCGATCCGTCTATGCGGGCTTTCAGCAGGTTCACGTCGGCTTGGAGGAGGCCGCGCTTAACCTGGGGGCTACCAGGGCTAAGGTTGTTTTTGGTGTCGTGTTGCCCTTCATCCTCTCCTATATTTTCAGCGGAGCGGTACTGGGCTTTATTTACATGGCTACGGAGGTCAGCACGAGCATAACGATCGGGAACTTTAACCCATCACAGGCGCCAATGACATACTATATGATGAATGTCTATAAGGGAGGGTCGCCGATAGGTGTTCAAATCGCCGCTGCTATGGGAGTGCTGCTTATATTTATACAGCTGGTCGCAATGTTAATTGTTGTAGGAGTATTAAAGCAGAGGTATGCGTTCATCGGGGTGTGA